The proteins below are encoded in one region of Mya arenaria isolate MELC-2E11 chromosome 15, ASM2691426v1:
- the LOC128219604 gene encoding uncharacterized protein LOC128219604 isoform X2 produces the protein MRWNRISYCCLWIALIADCLCQDDTLELHAFEYLRRFERELLPGQCPGRIIQQSSLKPYPEPCMYPNRPGDVDLKRKPAETAFKMVVDNPEQLMDKLGLCDAKAAHYFGLLANGDCVSNEIAGKVSFSSRNLVLLNMDHYRPRVKTLHPSAGLGIPDEYTHYFINSYYTRAIAIGTEEVILVVLSFKSQQEARLARQEYYSKDLSTLILNFAMTVNQPTKIKVVRLSTADKVFETKVFRSGFATFEAAQYVEEAENHMDRIRKELDQGVRHSHLKYSFKAYEVGPMMPIANEQKSGAWKQIALVQVRAKRMYNSNKRYRKFCRSTNDYRKYCLLENQTLKELKKTITRVHTMRRDWLDKPYEYQIEYINNTKKNLKLWNDRLRLVSKQLRKIIKKTKTKTLQSNTRLVLKS, from the exons ATGAGGTGGAATAGAATCAGCTATTGTTGTCTTTGGATTGCGTTAATTGCAGA ctGTCTGTGTCAAGATGACACACTGGAATTGCATGCGTTTGAGTATCTGAGACGGTTTGAGCGCGAGCTGCTGCCGGGGCAGTGTCCTGGTAGAATAATACAGCAGTCTTCACTCAAACCTTATCCGGAGCCATG CATGTACCCAAACCGCCCTGGTGATGTTGATCTGAAGCGGAAACCTGCGGAAACGGCTTTTAAGATGGTGGTGGACAACCCAGAACAGCTCATGGATAAACTAGGTCTGTGTGATGCAAAGGCTGCGCACTATTTCGGATTGCTCGCAAATGGGGACTGTGTCAGT aacgAAATTGCTGGCAAAGTATCGTTTTCTTCGAGGAATCTTGTGCTGTTGAACATGGACCACTACAGGCCTCGTGTGAAGACCCTTCACCCATCAGCGGGTCTGGGAATCCCAGACGAGTACACCCACTACTTCATTAACAGTTATTACACCAGAGCAATAG CAATTGGGACAGAGGAGGTTATCCTGGTTGTGTTGAGTTTTAAGTCCCAGCAGGAGGCCCGTCTGGCTAGGCAAGAGTATTACAGTAAGGACCTGTCTACGTTGATATTGAACTTTGCCATGACGGTCAACCAACCTACCAAGATCAAG GTCGTCCGTCTTTCAACTGCTGACAAAGTATTTGAGACTAAAGTTTTCCGAAGTGGGTTTGCGACTTTTGAAGCAGCGCAGTATGTGGAGGAAGCAGAGAATCATATGGATAGG ATCAGAAAAGAGCTCGATCAGGGGGTGAGACATTCGCATCTTAAATACTCCTTTAAAGCGTATGAGGTCGGACCTATGATGCCTATAGCAA ATGAGCAGAAAAGTGGCGCATGGAAGCAGATTGCCCTGGTACAGGTGCGCGCAAAACGCATGTACAACTCCAACAAGCGATACAGAAAGTTT TGTCGCTCTACTAACGATTACAGGAAGTACTGTCTGCTTGAAAACCAGACATTAAAGGAACTGAAGAAGACCATCACCCGAGTACACACCATGAGACGCGATTGGCTTGATAAACCCTATGAGTACCAGATAGAATACATCAATAATACCAAGAAAAACCTCAAGCTCTGGAACGATCGCCTACGACTGGTCTCGAAACAGCTCAGGAAAATTATCAAGAAAACAAAGACCAAAACTCTGCAATCAAATACCAGACTGGTTTTGAAATCCTAA
- the LOC128219604 gene encoding uncharacterized protein LOC128219604 isoform X1, with the protein MRWNRISYCCLWIALIADCLCQDDTLELHAFEYLRRFERELLPGQCPGRIIQQSSLKPYPEPCMYPNRPGDVDLKRKPAETAFKMVVDNPEQLMDKLGLCDAKAAHYFGLLANGDCVSNEIAGKVSFSSRNLVLLNMDHYRPRVKTLHPSAGLGIPDEYTHYFINSYYTRAIAIGTEEVILVVLSFKSQQEARLARQEYYSKDLSTLILNFAMTVNQPTKIKVVRLSTADKVFETKVFRSGFATFEAAQYVEEAENHMDRIRKELDQGVRHSHLKYSFKAYEVGPMMPIAIALTSVTDEQKSGAWKQIALVQVRAKRMYNSNKRYRKFCRSTNDYRKYCLLENQTLKELKKTITRVHTMRRDWLDKPYEYQIEYINNTKKNLKLWNDRLRLVSKQLRKIIKKTKTKTLQSNTRLVLKS; encoded by the exons ATGAGGTGGAATAGAATCAGCTATTGTTGTCTTTGGATTGCGTTAATTGCAGA ctGTCTGTGTCAAGATGACACACTGGAATTGCATGCGTTTGAGTATCTGAGACGGTTTGAGCGCGAGCTGCTGCCGGGGCAGTGTCCTGGTAGAATAATACAGCAGTCTTCACTCAAACCTTATCCGGAGCCATG CATGTACCCAAACCGCCCTGGTGATGTTGATCTGAAGCGGAAACCTGCGGAAACGGCTTTTAAGATGGTGGTGGACAACCCAGAACAGCTCATGGATAAACTAGGTCTGTGTGATGCAAAGGCTGCGCACTATTTCGGATTGCTCGCAAATGGGGACTGTGTCAGT aacgAAATTGCTGGCAAAGTATCGTTTTCTTCGAGGAATCTTGTGCTGTTGAACATGGACCACTACAGGCCTCGTGTGAAGACCCTTCACCCATCAGCGGGTCTGGGAATCCCAGACGAGTACACCCACTACTTCATTAACAGTTATTACACCAGAGCAATAG CAATTGGGACAGAGGAGGTTATCCTGGTTGTGTTGAGTTTTAAGTCCCAGCAGGAGGCCCGTCTGGCTAGGCAAGAGTATTACAGTAAGGACCTGTCTACGTTGATATTGAACTTTGCCATGACGGTCAACCAACCTACCAAGATCAAG GTCGTCCGTCTTTCAACTGCTGACAAAGTATTTGAGACTAAAGTTTTCCGAAGTGGGTTTGCGACTTTTGAAGCAGCGCAGTATGTGGAGGAAGCAGAGAATCATATGGATAGG ATCAGAAAAGAGCTCGATCAGGGGGTGAGACATTCGCATCTTAAATACTCCTTTAAAGCGTATGAGGTCGGACCTATGATGCCTATAGCAA tTGCGCTTACGTCGGTTACAGATGAGCAGAAAAGTGGCGCATGGAAGCAGATTGCCCTGGTACAGGTGCGCGCAAAACGCATGTACAACTCCAACAAGCGATACAGAAAGTTT TGTCGCTCTACTAACGATTACAGGAAGTACTGTCTGCTTGAAAACCAGACATTAAAGGAACTGAAGAAGACCATCACCCGAGTACACACCATGAGACGCGATTGGCTTGATAAACCCTATGAGTACCAGATAGAATACATCAATAATACCAAGAAAAACCTCAAGCTCTGGAACGATCGCCTACGACTGGTCTCGAAACAGCTCAGGAAAATTATCAAGAAAACAAAGACCAAAACTCTGCAATCAAATACCAGACTGGTTTTGAAATCCTAA